The DNA segment CATAGACCACGAACCCACCCGCAAAGGCGCCCAGCAGGAAATACTTCAGCGCCGCCTCTTCAGAATCCAGCTTGGGGCGGGCGAATCCAGCCAAAATGTAGAGCGGAATTGAGAGCAACTCCAGGGCCAGGAAAACCACAATCAAATCGGTTGCCGCGGCCATGAGCATCATCCCGCTAACAGAAAACATCAGCAAAATATAATACTCACCGCGGGCCAGGTTCATGCGTTTATTGTAATCATACGCCAGGGCAATCGCTGCCAGCCCGCTGAAGGCGAAGAGCACATTCAAGTAGGCGCTGAAGCCGTCAACGGCGACCATATTATTGAAGCCGGTGTATGAATTATTTGTTTGGTTAATCGATAGGCCCAGAGCGACGGCAAAGCCCATCGCGGCCAGCAGCGGGGTGAGCCACTTATTTTTGCTGTTGAAGGCATCCACAAGCAGCAAGATGCTGGCCCAGGCAACCAGAGTGATGATCGGAAGGATGGAGAGTAAATCAGTGCTTGTCATAGAATCTCTCATTCAGACCCGAAAGGTTTTACCAAAACTCGTAAAACTTTACGGTCTCCGTGGATAGTTAGTGCATTGCCCCGGCCGCGGCTTGCACGGCGGCGACCAATTTATCGACCGTTGGGGCCATCAGTACAAAGAACGGCTTGGGATACAGGCCGATCCAGAAGATCAGTACCAGGATTGGCAGCAGGGTAATGATCTCGCGAGCATTCAGATCGCGCAGGGCGTGGCCGTGCTTCTTGACTTCTTCGACAATCGAGCCTTCAGGTCCGAGGAAGATTTTTTGGAAGAAGTAAAGCATGTAGACCGCTGCCAGGATGACACCGATTGCCGAGAGACCTGCGTACCAGGGGGAACCGATGGCCTCGGAGCCAAACGCGCCGAGTAAGATGGTGAATTCGCCAACGAAACCGTTCAGGCCGGGCAAGCCCATCGAGGAGAGCGCCACAATCAGGGTCAGGGTGCCGTAAATGGGCATCAACTTCCACAAGCCGCCGTAGACTTCAAAGTCGCGGGTATGGGTCTGCTCGTAAATCATACCCACCAAAAGGAACAAAGCGCCCGTGCTGAGACCGTGGTTGATCATTTGCAGGATGCCGCCCTGAATACCCTGGGGGTTGAGGGCGAAAAGGCCCAGCATGACAAAACCCAGGTGGCTGACCGATGAGTAAGCGACCAGTTTCTTAATATCACGCTGATAGTACGATACGGCCGCGCCATAGATGATACCGATCACTGCCAATAACGCCATCCAGGGAGCGGCTTTGACCGCCGCCGCCGGGAAGAGCGGAATATTGAAGCGGATAAAACCGTAAGTGCCCATTTTTAGCAGAACACCGGCAAGGATGACCGAGCCAGCGGTGGGCGCCTGAACGTGGGCATCGGGAAGCCATGAGTGTAGCGGCCACATGGGCACTTTAATGGCAAAAGCCGCGGCGAATGCCAGGAAGAGCCACATCTGAATATCCGCCGGGATGCCGCCTTGGGCGATCAGCTCCGGAACCGAGAAGGTGCCCTGGTAGATGCCCAGCCACAGAATCGCCAGCAGCATCAGCAAGGAACCCGCCATCGTGTACAGGAAGAACTTGACCGCGGCATACATGCGTTCAGGCCCGCCCCAGATACCAATCAGGAAGTACATCGGCACCAGGGTGAATTCCCAGAACACGTAGAACAGGAATAAATCCTGCGCCAGGAAAACGCCCGTCATGCCAACTTCCAGCATCAAGAAGAAAATCATAAAATCTTTGACTTTCGTCTCGACGGCATTCCAGGTGGAAAGGATCGAAATCGGGGTCAGGAAAGTGGTCAGCAGCACCAGAAGAATGCTCAGGCCATCAACGCCCATGGCGTAGCTGATATTCCATCCGGCAACCTGAATCCAGGGGATATTGATTGCCAGTTGGAGTTGTCCGGGCTGAATACTTTCGTAGCCAATGAACTGCGCCAGCAACACGATCGAGATGCCAAAATTAATCAGCGAAGCGACCAGGGCTGTCCAGCGGTGGGCATTATGTTGCTCCGGCTTGAGGAACAGCAAAACCAGCACGCCCAGTAAGGGGAAGAATGTGACCAATGTGAGAGGGTGCAAAAGATATTCCATATTCAAAAATCCTCCGTTCAGACGTTGGAACGTACCAAACGTTCAACGGTTATCGTAAGATGAGATAACCCAAGATAACGACTACACCAACGAATACCGATAAGGCGTAGTTGCGGACATAACCAGTTTGTAAGCGGCGCAGGCTGCCAGAGAGCATTTGTGTGCCTTGTGCCAGGCCGTTGGCAATTGCATCGATAAAGCCCAGATCAATCGGTTCGGCAAATACGCGGGCGATGGTCCTGAACCCGCTGGCAATCACCGAATCGTGGAACCAGTCGTGCCAGAATTTCCAGTCAATCGTATCGGCCAGGAAGCGTGCTAAAGCGATATAGGGATTGAGAATTACAGCCCAATAAAGTTCGTCGATCCACCATTTGTTTTCCATGCCGACGAAGATGGGGCCGAACATGCGTTTGAGTGGGTCGGTTTGTCCCTCGACGATGGGCTTGCGCCCGTAGAGCAGCCACGAAAGAAAGATGGCAAGCAGCCCCAGCACCGTGGAGGTGATTGCCACAGTGGGGTTAAATTCACCGTGATGCAGATGCAGGTGAAATGTCTCGTAGGTGTGTTCAATCCAATGCGTGAGCGTACTCACCCCGGGGAAATTCAGCGCCCCACCTAAAATGGAGAGAGCCGCCAAAATCATCAGGGGAACGGTCATAATCAGCGGGCTTTCCTCGGCGTGTTTGGCGGCCTCGTGGCGGGCTTTCCCGAAGAAAACCAGCCAGATTTGGCGTCCCATGTAAAAAGCAGTGAAGAAAGCCGCAATTGCCAGCAAAATATACACCGGGAAATTGAGCGTATTGGCTTCGGCCAAAATCTCATCTTTCGAGAAGAACCCCGCGAAGGGGGGGATACCTGCCAGGGCAATGGTGCCGATCATATATAGCCAGAACGTCACCGGCATAGTTTTTCGCATACCGCCCATATTACGCATATCACCGGGATCGAAGACTTCTTCCTCGTGATGGTCGGTATGGCCGTGGTCGTCGTGATCGTCGTGCCCGTGAGCAGCGTGGTGATGCCCGCGCTCAACGCCCAAAATCACTGATCCGGCGGAGAGGAAGAGCAATGCCTTGAAGAAAGCGTGTGTAATCAGGTGGAACATGCCCGCTACAAAGGCGCCCATGCCAACAGCTGCTACCATGAAGCCCAACTGGCTGATGGTGGAGTAGGCCAGCACTTTCTTGATGTCATATTGCCCAACGGCAATTGTGGCAGCAAATAAAGCTGTGATGCCGCCCACCAAGGCAACTGTATTTTGCGCCTGGGGTACCAGCGAGAATAAGGGGGCTGAACGCGCCACCAGATAAACGCCCGCCGTCACCATCGTCGCCGCATGGATCAGCGCCGAGACAGGGGTAGGGCCAGCCATGGCATCGGGCAGCCACACGAAGAGCGGAATCTGCGCCGATTTGCCGGCCACACCCAGCAGCATGAAGAGTGTAATCGCCAGAATAACGCCAGGATTATGTTCGGCAACATGATGAGCGTATTCGAAAACCTGATCGAATTGTACGCTCTTGAAAGCCCAGAACATGATAAAACCGGCGATTAAGAAGCCAAAGTCGCCAACGCGATTGGTAACGAAGGCCTTCTTCCCGGCGGTTGCGTTTTCGTGGCTGGGGCGTCCGAGCAGGTCTTTGTCGTACCAGAAACCGATCAGCAGGTACGAACACAGGCCCACGCCCTCCCAACCGACGAAGAGCATTAAGTAGTTATCGCCACTGACCAAAATCATCATGGCGGCGATGAACAGGTTGAAGAAGACGAAGAAGCGGCGGTAACGACCGGGGTCGTTCTTGAAGCGCACATCTTCGTGCATGTAGCCGATGGCATAGATATGGATCAGCGTGCCAACGCCGCCGACCACCATCATCATAGTGACTGAAAGTGTATCGACGCGGAAGGCCCAATCGATGTTCAATTCAGCAATCGAGATCCACTCAGCGAGGAGAATAGTTGTGCCTTCGGGGTGGGCGCGCAGCGAAAGCGCCAGCAGCACCGCAACCACAAAGGTCAACCCGGAGGCTGTGGCGGCCACGCCGCCGATCAGTTTTTCTCCGAATCGGCCACCGAACATGATATTAATCAGCAGCCCAATGGCTGGAAAGAAAACCAGCCAGGGCGCGAGGTAGAAGAAACTCGGTCCGCTTGTTGCGACTTCACTTAGGAGCATAATCTTCTCCATTAACCTTTAAGACTGCTCATCTGATCCACATCAATATTGTGCTTTGAGCGGAAGATGGCAACGATCAGCGCTAACCCCACCGCAACTTCTGCGGCGGCGACTGTCATGATGAAAAACACGAATACCTGCCCGCTGAGCGATTCGTAGCTGCGGGCAAAGGCCACAAAGGCCAAGTTAGCGGCATTGAGCATCAATTCGACGGACATAAAGATAATGATGGCGTTGCGGCGGATGAGAACGCCCAAAGCGCCAATCGTAAATAAAATGGCGGAAAGTGCAATATAGTAAGAAACTGGGAGCATATTCTTCTCCTTTATCGCCGTTCGATCAGGCGTCCTTTTTGTTTCGCTGGGTGAGTACAATCGCGCCAACCATCGCTACCAGCAACAGCACCGAAGTGACTTCGAAGGGCAGCAGATATTGGGTAAAGAGTATCTTGCCGATGGACGCCGGGCTGCCAAACCCCTCGGGCAGCGAACTGGCCGAGGCGATCACGCCTGTCTGGGTAAGCACCACAGAGAGAATTTCAGCAATCAGCCCCACCCCTAGCACGATTGCCAGCGGACGTTGCCAGCCCAGCGTTTGGCTTTGTCCCAGTTCTTCGGCGCCCAGGAGCATAATCACAAAGAGAAAAAGCACCATAATCGCCCCGGCATATACCGCCACCTGGCTTACAGCAATGAACGCGCCACCCAGAATCAGGTAGAAGAGCGCCACCGTGACAAAATTGACGATGAGGTAAAGCGCCGAATAGACGGCGTTGCGGCTAAAGAGCATCCCCAGCGCGGCGGCGATGGAGATAATTGCGAGAAAGAGAAATAAGATTAAGTCTGTATTATTCATAATTCACCTAATCCGTGGGGTTTGCCATCAGTGGAATTGAACGGGTGAACATCCCGGGTTCTACATCTTGCGGGGTCGCTTTCCCGTTTTCGGGCACGGCTACCAGGAGGCGTTCTTTCGTGTATATGGCTTCGGCCCGGCTGATAAACGAAAGTTCGTAGTTGTCTTCCAGCGTGACTGCCTCGGTGGGGCAGGCGTCTTCGCAATACCCGCAGTAGATACAGCGCAACATATTGATTTCGTAGGTACTGGCATAGCGCTCACCCGGCGAAAAACGGACGTCGTCGGTATTTTCGGCGGCTTCAACGAAGATGGCATCTGCCGGGCACGCCGCGGCGCACAGCGAACAACCGATGCACTTTTCCAGGCCATTCTCATAACGGTTGAGAACGTGCCTGCCGCGGAAGCGCGCCTTAACAGGCCGTTTGACCTCCGGGTACTGGATGGTCACCGGTTTTTCGAACATGGATGCGAATGTAATCCACATTCCTTTGAATATTTCTTGAACACGTGCTCGTTCTGGGAACGCCATGTGTGATCTCCTTTTGTGCGAGCGGATCTAATCCGTTCAACCGCTCGCCACCCCAGTGCTGCAACGCACATCCGAAGGATGACGGGCGCTGGGGACTTATCTTTGTTAACTACCCTTTGAGTACCAATATAACGGCAGTGAAAAATACATTTGCCAAAGACAGGGGGAGCAAAACTTTCCAGCCGAACGCCATCAGACGGTCGTATCGGAAGCGGGGCAAAGTGGCCCGCACCCAGATCATGCCAAAGAGCAAAATCAGAATCTTGATAAACAGAACCAATGGTTCAAAGGCTGCGGGAATGTCGATAAAGGGCAGGCGATAGCCGCCCAAAAAGAGCGTCGCGGCAATCGCGGCGATGGCGATCATCTTGATATATTCGGCCATGAAGAATAGCGCGAACTTCATACCGGAATATTCCGAGTGATACCCGGCGACCAATTCCTGCTCGGCTTCGGGCATATCGAACGGCGCACGATTGATTTCAGCCAGCCCGGCCAGCAAAAAGATGATAAAAGCCAGGAATTGCGGCAGTGCAAACCAGATTCCTTTCTGCGCTTCCACAATATCCACCAGACTCATTGAACCCGCCAACAAAATGGGGCCAATCAGTGACAGGCCCAGGGCCAACTCGTAGCTGACCATCTGCGCCGAGGCGCGCAAGCCGCCCAGCAGGGCATATTTGTTATTCGACGACCATCCGGCAATCACAACCCCGTATACGGCAATCGACGTCACGGCTGTTAGATACAGCACTCCAACGCTGACATCGGCCAGATAAAGATTGATTTCCCTTCCGCCGATGACAACCTGCCGCCCCCAGGGAATTACCGCCCAGATAATCAGCGCCGGAAGCACCGTAATGATTGGCGCCAGGATGAACAACACTTTGTCAGCCTTCGCAGGGATAAGTTCCTGATTGAATATCAACTTGACGCCGTCGGCGACCGGTTGCAGCAGCCCCCAGGGACCAGCGCGGTTCGGGCCAATGCGCACCTGAATGCGCGCCAACGCCCGGCGTTCATACAGTGTGAGATAAGCAAAACCAGTCACCCCAAACAGCAGCAAAATGACGGCTTTGATTACCCATTCAATAATTAATGCTTGATCCATGTGATACCTCAGTTTATGCTACGGCAGATTCAGCAATCCCAAACGTGAATTCGCTGGGCTGCTCAATTGGAATTCCCATACTGCGCGGCACGAGAGCGAAACCTTGCGGCACGCTTTCGTCTTCTTGAACCACAACATCGACTGCTAGGCTGCCATTCACACTCAGGCTGACAGCCATGCCGTCGGTCGATTTGAGTTTTTGTGAATCTTCAGGATTGACCAAAACAAACGGCTGTGCCAGACGGGGGTGCAATACCTTGGATGTGCCGACGAGTTTGCCCTGATCGTAGAGCCGCGTGATTGGCACAGCGACGACCCCGTCGTGAGCGGGGCGAACGGAGGCGGCTCGCGGAATTACTGCGGTGGGGGCTGCCGCGGTGGGGGCTTTATCTTCTCCCAGGGGAGTCAATTGCACACCCAGGCCCAGCTTATTCTCGTAGGATGTGCCGCCGTAGAACAAATCGCCACGGCTGACGATCGGCCACTGTTCAGTGACTTCGGCCAATTTGGCGTAGCTCAGGCCAGCATAACCGGCTACTTCAGCGCAAATTTGCGGGAAGACCAGCGACGGGAAGCGTCCTTTGAGTTCCACACCGGCTTTTGCGCCAATTTGCGCAGCGATGTCGAAATCGGCCTTGCTCTCGCCCTTGCTGCTGACTACGGGATAGAAGCGTTGTACACGCCGCTCGCCCGAAGTATAAGTGCCCTCGCGTTCTTGCTGTGCCTGTGCGGGTAATACCACATCGGCCAGCGCGGCGGTTTCGGTGAGGAACAACTCCTGCACGACGACGAAATCGACCTTTTGGACAGTTTCAGCCAGGGCAGGATTATCGCCGACGGGGTCAGCGCCGGCAATATAGAGCGCCTTTGCGGTTGAAAGGTCTGCCCCGGGGCGTAAGCCCATATCCCAGGCGCCTTGCGTGTTGGCCTGCGGCCACACACCCACCAGCGCACCGGATTTGCTGGCAGCCAGTTTTGCGCAGGCCTGTGCCACGGCGGCAGAACCCTCCAGGCCGAGGCCCTCGCTGCCGAAGAAGACAATCACTTTCGCGGCTTCGGCCAGACTAACCTTCTTGATGGCAGCAACTTCTTCGCCGTAGGTGTACCGGATAATTTCTGAAGCGTGGTGTTCAGTCTTGGTGGGGCGGGGGTTGACGACGGTCAATTTAGCCCCGCGTTTGGCCGCTTGCTTGACACGCAGCCACCACACCGGCGCTTCTTCTTCCAGATCGCAGGCGACGACTACAATCGCATCGCCCGCGCCGATCGTGGAAAGGTTTACAGTTTCCGACATGCTCATCTGAGCCGTCAGATCGCCGCCAGCCATATAGCTGTGCAGGGCTGCCGTGCCGCCCAGACCTTCGCTGAGCTTCTTGAGATTGAACAAGTCCTCATTGGGCAGCCGTCCACCCGCCAGAGTCAGCAATCCACCCCCGGCGTTTTTGAGTTGCTCGGCGACCAGCGTCAGGGCTTCATCCCAGCTCGCAGGGGTGAGTTCCCCATTTTTGCGAATCAATGGCTGGGTCAGGCGGTCGCTGCTATCCACATAATGATAGGCGAAGCGGCCTTTATCGCAGATCCATAATTCGTTGACCTGCTCGTTCTGGCGCGGCATCGCCCGTTTAATCACAATATCGCCGCCGGATTTGGCTTCACGGCGGGTGTTGTACGTCAGGTTGCACCCCACGGCGCAATGGCTGCATAGCGAAGCGGCCTGGTTGAGTTCCCAGGGGCGAGCGCCAAAGCGGAAATCCGCCGTAGTCAGCGCGCCGACAGGACAAATATCGGTAGTATTGCCCGACCAGTAGGAGTCGAAACCCGGTTCTGAGTTGGTGATGATGTCGGTGGCGCGGCCGCGGTTAAAGAATTCCAGCACCGGGTCGTCGGCGATCTCTTCCTGGAAGCGGATGCAGCGGGCGCATTGAATGCAGCGTTCGCGGTCCAGCCAGATCAGGTCGCCGAGGGCCACATTTTTGGCGGCGTGGATTTTCTCATCGAAGATGAAGCGGCTGTCGCTGGAGCCGTAAGCCATGGTCAAATTTTGCAGCGGGCACTCGCCGCCCTTGTCGCAGATCGGGCAGTCGAGCGGGTGCGAAGTCAGCAAGAATTCTACGATGTCTTCACGGCCTTGCTGCACTTTGTCGCTCAGACCGTCCACAACCATACCCTCCGAAACGGGGACGGTGCAGGCGGTTTCGAGTTTCCAGCCAAATTGAATTTTGGGGTTGCCGTCTTCTTCGAGCACGGCTTCGCCGGTGGCACGGTCAAATACCGGGCGGCCAATATCTACCAGACACATGCGGCACATGCCCACCGGTTCCATCTTGGGATGGTAGCAGAAAACCGGGATGTCTATGCCGGCATTCTTGGCGGCGTCTACGACGATGGTGCCATCAGGTACAGTGACTTGCTGGCCGTCTATGGTTAGGGTAATTTCTTTTGTCATCGGTTCACCTTCGCTTCAAAATCCT comes from the Chloroflexota bacterium genome and includes:
- a CDS encoding NADH-quinone oxidoreductase subunit M; the protein is MEYLLHPLTLVTFFPLLGVLVLLFLKPEQHNAHRWTALVASLINFGISIVLLAQFIGYESIQPGQLQLAINIPWIQVAGWNISYAMGVDGLSILLVLLTTFLTPISILSTWNAVETKVKDFMIFFLMLEVGMTGVFLAQDLFLFYVFWEFTLVPMYFLIGIWGGPERMYAAVKFFLYTMAGSLLMLLAILWLGIYQGTFSVPELIAQGGIPADIQMWLFLAFAAAFAIKVPMWPLHSWLPDAHVQAPTAGSVILAGVLLKMGTYGFIRFNIPLFPAAAVKAAPWMALLAVIGIIYGAAVSYYQRDIKKLVAYSSVSHLGFVMLGLFALNPQGIQGGILQMINHGLSTGALFLLVGMIYEQTHTRDFEVYGGLWKLMPIYGTLTLIVALSSMGLPGLNGFVGEFTILLGAFGSEAIGSPWYAGLSAIGVILAAVYMLYFFQKIFLGPEGSIVEEVKKHGHALRDLNAREIITLLPILVLIFWIGLYPKPFFVLMAPTVDKLVAAVQAAAGAMH
- a CDS encoding NADH-quinone oxidoreductase subunit L; protein product: MLLSEVATSGPSFFYLAPWLVFFPAIGLLINIMFGGRFGEKLIGGVAATASGLTFVVAVLLALSLRAHPEGTTILLAEWISIAELNIDWAFRVDTLSVTMMMVVGGVGTLIHIYAIGYMHEDVRFKNDPGRYRRFFVFFNLFIAAMMILVSGDNYLMLFVGWEGVGLCSYLLIGFWYDKDLLGRPSHENATAGKKAFVTNRVGDFGFLIAGFIMFWAFKSVQFDQVFEYAHHVAEHNPGVILAITLFMLLGVAGKSAQIPLFVWLPDAMAGPTPVSALIHAATMVTAGVYLVARSAPLFSLVPQAQNTVALVGGITALFAATIAVGQYDIKKVLAYSTISQLGFMVAAVGMGAFVAGMFHLITHAFFKALLFLSAGSVILGVERGHHHAAHGHDDHDDHGHTDHHEEEVFDPGDMRNMGGMRKTMPVTFWLYMIGTIALAGIPPFAGFFSKDEILAEANTLNFPVYILLAIAAFFTAFYMGRQIWLVFFGKARHEAAKHAEESPLIMTVPLMILAALSILGGALNFPGVSTLTHWIEHTYETFHLHLHHGEFNPTVAITSTVLGLLAIFLSWLLYGRKPIVEGQTDPLKRMFGPIFVGMENKWWIDELYWAVILNPYIALARFLADTIDWKFWHDWFHDSVIASGFRTIARVFAEPIDLGFIDAIANGLAQGTQMLSGSLRRLQTGYVRNYALSVFVGVVVILGYLILR
- the nuoK gene encoding NADH-quinone oxidoreductase subunit NuoK, translated to MLPVSYYIALSAILFTIGALGVLIRRNAIIIFMSVELMLNAANLAFVAFARSYESLSGQVFVFFIMTVAAAEVAVGLALIVAIFRSKHNIDVDQMSSLKG
- a CDS encoding NADH-quinone oxidoreductase subunit J, with the translated sequence MNNTDLILFLFLAIISIAAALGMLFSRNAVYSALYLIVNFVTVALFYLILGGAFIAVSQVAVYAGAIMVLFLFVIMLLGAEELGQSQTLGWQRPLAIVLGVGLIAEILSVVLTQTGVIASASSLPEGFGSPASIGKILFTQYLLPFEVTSVLLLVAMVGAIVLTQRNKKDA
- the nuoI gene encoding NADH-quinone oxidoreductase subunit NuoI; translation: MAFPERARVQEIFKGMWITFASMFEKPVTIQYPEVKRPVKARFRGRHVLNRYENGLEKCIGCSLCAAACPADAIFVEAAENTDDVRFSPGERYASTYEINMLRCIYCGYCEDACPTEAVTLEDNYELSFISRAEAIYTKERLLVAVPENGKATPQDVEPGMFTRSIPLMANPTD
- the nuoH gene encoding NADH-quinone oxidoreductase subunit NuoH, with protein sequence MDQALIIEWVIKAVILLLFGVTGFAYLTLYERRALARIQVRIGPNRAGPWGLLQPVADGVKLIFNQELIPAKADKVLFILAPIITVLPALIIWAVIPWGRQVVIGGREINLYLADVSVGVLYLTAVTSIAVYGVVIAGWSSNNKYALLGGLRASAQMVSYELALGLSLIGPILLAGSMSLVDIVEAQKGIWFALPQFLAFIIFLLAGLAEINRAPFDMPEAEQELVAGYHSEYSGMKFALFFMAEYIKMIAIAAIAATLFLGGYRLPFIDIPAAFEPLVLFIKILILLFGMIWVRATLPRFRYDRLMAFGWKVLLPLSLANVFFTAVILVLKG
- the nuoG gene encoding NADH-quinone oxidoreductase subunit NuoG, whose protein sequence is MTKEITLTIDGQQVTVPDGTIVVDAAKNAGIDIPVFCYHPKMEPVGMCRMCLVDIGRPVFDRATGEAVLEEDGNPKIQFGWKLETACTVPVSEGMVVDGLSDKVQQGREDIVEFLLTSHPLDCPICDKGGECPLQNLTMAYGSSDSRFIFDEKIHAAKNVALGDLIWLDRERCIQCARCIRFQEEIADDPVLEFFNRGRATDIITNSEPGFDSYWSGNTTDICPVGALTTADFRFGARPWELNQAASLCSHCAVGCNLTYNTRREAKSGGDIVIKRAMPRQNEQVNELWICDKGRFAYHYVDSSDRLTQPLIRKNGELTPASWDEALTLVAEQLKNAGGGLLTLAGGRLPNEDLFNLKKLSEGLGGTAALHSYMAGGDLTAQMSMSETVNLSTIGAGDAIVVVACDLEEEAPVWWLRVKQAAKRGAKLTVVNPRPTKTEHHASEIIRYTYGEEVAAIKKVSLAEAAKVIVFFGSEGLGLEGSAAVAQACAKLAASKSGALVGVWPQANTQGAWDMGLRPGADLSTAKALYIAGADPVGDNPALAETVQKVDFVVVQELFLTETAALADVVLPAQAQQEREGTYTSGERRVQRFYPVVSSKGESKADFDIAAQIGAKAGVELKGRFPSLVFPQICAEVAGYAGLSYAKLAEVTEQWPIVSRGDLFYGGTSYENKLGLGVQLTPLGEDKAPTAAAPTAVIPRAASVRPAHDGVVAVPITRLYDQGKLVGTSKVLHPRLAQPFVLVNPEDSQKLKSTDGMAVSLSVNGSLAVDVVVQEDESVPQGFALVPRSMGIPIEQPSEFTFGIAESAVA